CAAAAAAAACTCACGGTCAACAGAGGCTCTTAGCTTGATTTCAAACCCGCCCAACTCTTCCAAAACACTTTTTGAAAAACATACTCCAGCGTTTGTCCCGATCCTTAATTGGTCAAAAAAAGTATCACTGGGGAGAACTTTCAATGGTTTCCAAAATTCCTCTTTTATGGAGCTACCCGACCTATTTACAAATCGTACTCCAGTCCAAAAAAATACAGAATTTGGATGATCATAAATCGCTTGGGTTATTTTGTCCAGATAATCTGGCTCATACCAATCGTCACTGTCCAAATAGGCTATCCAGTCGTATGTTGAAGCTTTCCATCCTGTATTTCTGGCAATTGCATTTCCTTTATTTGTTGAATGACTTAGAATCTTAATTCTTGAATCAGAAAATGAGTTTACTACCGACATTGAATTATCTGAAGAGTAATCATCCACTAGGATCAATTCCCAATTCGGACTAGTTTGATTAAGAACACT
Above is a window of Algoriphagus sanaruensis DNA encoding:
- a CDS encoding glycosyltransferase family 2 protein gives rise to the protein MKKPVFFSIVIPFFNREKFLEKAITSVLNQTSPNWELILVDDYSSDNSMSVVNSFSDSRIKILSHSTNKGNAIARNTGWKASTYDWIAYLDSDDWYEPDYLDKITQAIYDHPNSVFFWTGVRFVNRSGSSIKEEFWKPLKVLPSDTFFDQLRIGTNAGVCFSKSVLEELGGFEIKLRASVDREFFLRISQHYEGLGVEFTGVNCLIGTHESVRKSYHHQAKAYDFINEKYKILIKKNSIRKRWWYHKAMWLSLYSGDKGKAFQYLKKMNYPIKSLLLFFFFSVLPTSNAILLHKKFAIK